The genome window GGAACCTGCCCAATCTGCTTTGAACAAGAATGGGGAGAAATAGGAGacatgtttctcccattctctccttCGGCAGTGTGGGGTCATCCACTATTGAAAGCGTTTGACTTATGAATTCAATATGGGGAGCTATGCTAAGGATATTTTACAATGTTTTGAGATTTTCAGACACATTCTTTGCTGTACCTTTATTGTAAATTAGATCGTTTCTAAGAAAATTGTGTTGCATGCACTTCCTTTTACTGTGCTTTTTTTCTTTATAACAACATAATACTCCGGAGCTACATGTATTTAAATTGTAGTTAACCAATGAGACTTACACATGAAACAATCAacaagttctgtttttttctcAAGCATTTTTTGGCACTGTAAAGGGAAGTGCTGCTAATCATGACTTTTTAGTGACCTTTTTATAACTTGAAAAATCAACAGTAAACTGACTGCTCTATTGGAGTGGTTACCATGACATTGTAGATTATATCAATCTTCATTCTAACTCTTTACAGTTGGAATACAGTGCATCTTGATCTCTTTGTGTTGTCGGTCTTACTTTATTGCTATTGACTTATCGGCAAAATACAATTTCTGTGCAAATATTTCAAATGCCAAATATTTCAAATCACTTTCTTATGGCAATTTCTCAGTAGAAAAGCATATCTAAGCTAAGGGTAAGCATGAGAAAAGCTAAGTGGTAACCACAAAGGCACCGTTTTATTGCTCAGCAACCAAGGTTGAGGAGCCTGGGCTATTTGCCTTGTCCAATAAGATTGACAAAGCCTGGATACAGGACAAACTGTGTCTCATAAGAGGCACACAATGGCAGCAATAATTCATACACAATGGGAATGGATGCTTGATTGTACTGTAACATTTCAGATGACTATTGTAAAGAATCTCTATAAACAGCAGCAGTTTATTGCTGTTGAGAGAAGCGCTGTTTTATTGGGTGGACTGTAGCAGTTTGCCACATCAAGTGGGCTTCACAAAATATAAAAAGCTCATCCAAAATAATATTGATTTATAGTATTACATGTGATGACATCCAGTTTCCAGTCTCAGATTTGTACATACTATACATTATTCTCTGATAATCAATATATCTAACAATAACAACATTCCAGGGGACCCGAGTTTAGCTGCAGGACTGTTTTGAACCTTCTTAAAACAACTAGAAAAACATAGATCATCAAACACAATGCAATGCCGGACTGGTGTTCTGTTTGACAGATTACGTTACAATAAAATGTACCCAAATCTCTTTGTTCATCACACCTGGGTTTAAATAGTATTTGCTTTcaaatacttttattttatttttattttttaaattttatccccttttctccccaatttttcgtggtatccaatcgctagtaattactatcttgtctcatcgctacaactcccgtacgggctcgggagagacgaaggtcgaaagccatgcgtcctccgaagcacaacccaaccaagccgcactgcttctttaacacagcgcgcctccaacccggaagtcagccgcaccaatgtgtcggaggaaacaccgtgcacctggcccccttggttagcgcgcactgcgcccggcccgccacaggagtcgctggagcgcgatgagacaaggatatccctaccggccaaaccctccctaacccggacgacgctagcccaattgtgcgtcgccccacggacctcccggtcgcggccggctgcgacagagcctgggcgcgaacccagagactctggtggcgcagttagcactgcgatgcagtgccctagaccactgcgccacccgggaggcccccgcTTTCAAATACTTTAAGTGCTTGAGCCTGCTGGCGTGAAAGATGGACGGGTTGGCACTTTTCCTTTTGTTTCATTGTGCCAGGCAAGCTTAATCAACTGAAGTACTTAAAAGAAAACCGataatatttgaacccaggtatgtTGTTCATCAATCAGATCTTTGCTGATCTGTAGTCTCCACCACAGCAACACTGTTCTATCTTGCTTAGCAACACCTTGTGCAGCAAACATACTGAAAAAAAGTCAGTGACTGGCTCCTTTGATGTTATAGTAAAATTACAATTCTAAagaccaaacacacagacatcagTTACAAACAGTGtgaagcacaggaggttggtggcaccttaattggggaggacgggcttgtggtaatggctggagcggaattggtgGAATGGCATCGAATACatatggtttgatgccattccattggctccgttccagccattattatgagctgttctccctTCAGCAGTCTCCACTGGTCTGAAGAAAGGGGCCGACAACCACAGGAGTGACAGCACGCTTTTTCTAAAAGAGAGACATGGCACATTCTGTCATTTTGAGATAACAGGCCATGTCCCACATCTCTTGCAGTGATAATAATAACCCTGTAAATGGATGATAGTTCAGAGCTTAATCAAAAGGGTCGTCTTTCCCTGAGTTCTGTTCTGGACAAAAATTGGAAGGTTCTGGAACATAACCAACGGTGACGGCCTTTGCATTACAACGTGGAGTTGAGGAACTCGAGCAGTTCGGCGCGATTCTTGTCCCTCTGTTGAAACAATGTGTAGTATGCATACGTTTACATTTTAGAGAGACTTACAATCAGTGCTTTCAACTATGGTAGGCAAAATAACCTTCACTTTTCATAATCATTGTAAGTAAAAACCTTCATGCATCACACTCATACACACCAGCTTGTCTTTCTTGGACTTCTTCAATTTCATTTTGATCTTCTTTCCTGTGATCATGCTGTACTTgctttttctcctcctctcctttaaaTACTGAAAGATAGATATTTAATTTCAAAATGACAGCTTTCAGAAAGCTTCAAACCACTGGTATGGATGTAGCTAACTTGGTTAAGGATAAATAGTCCCATAAATGTATTCTACCTTGGAGATCTGAATAGGTCCAGGTCCAGCGCTTTCCTCCTCTGGTGTCATTTTCTTGTCCTTCTTTCGTTTATGCTTCTTCTCCTTTTTCCCTTTCTATAAAAAAATGTTAAAACAGAGGACACTTTACGTAAGTCACAAACCACACCTTTAACAAAATAAATACTGAAAACTGAATATTTGAAGAAAAATACCTTCTTGTGTTGTttttcctttttccttttcttaGAATTCCTTCTGGATTTGCTGTGGGAATCTAGACAGGAGAAAGCAAAATCTAACTGAAACACGGTCCTTCAGGCTTTGACTATTAGCTATACATATACAGGGCTCTACAGTGCTACCATTTTGGGGGCATATGCTCCTAAATATTTTGTTGTTCTACCTGAAATGTTTATTTGGGAGCACCAGTGCCCCTagatgaaaaataaaaaaaaaacccTGTTAATAATTGTTGTAATGATTTCTTCACTGTCCCACAGCCTCAGAAGTATGCAAACGTGGTAGCACAGAAAGAAAGGACAAGGGAGAGCTCCTTCAGGAGATGTGCTTCAAAAGTAgctaggattcatataggcccaaTGTAGCCTACATCTCAATCTTAAAAATCTATTTGCTTGTGCTCCTAAACCCTGTATTTTGTAATTGCTGGCAATTATTTTCATTAATACctcaaatatttttcattgtgctCCTGAATTTCTTTGTGTGCTGCTACATTTTTCAATTTAGGAGCACATGTGACTGTAGAGCCCTGAAATAATATGGTAATCTTTCAGATACagtccattcagaaagtattcagacgccttcactttttctacattttgctacgttacagccttattctaatatggattaaataaataaaaaatcctcaatcacacaatacccgataatgacaaagtggcagggactgggagactagtcgggatcaagggaaagataaacagagcaaaatacagagagatccttgatgaaaacctggtccagagcactcaggacctcagactggggtgaagattcaccttccaacaggacaacaatcctaagcatacagccaaaagaatgcaggagtggctttgggacaagtctctgaatgtccttgagtggcccagccagagcctggacttgaacccgatcgaacatctctagagagacctgaaaatagctctgcagcgatgcttcccatccaacctgacagagcttgagaggatctgcagagaagaattggagaaactccccaaatacaggtgtgccaagcttgtagcgtcatacccaagaagacgcaaggctgtaatcgcttcaagtcgcttcaacaaagtactgaaaagggtctgaatacttaagtaaatgtgatatattttaAATTcacttgcaaaaatgtataaaaacagtttgtgctttgtcattatgggacagtgtgtagattgatgaaagaaaaaaacaatttaataaattttagaataaggctataacgtaacaaaatgtggaaaaagtgaacgggtctgaaaactttccgaaagCAGTGTACATGTGCTTCTTTACAACTACGGGACAAGTACTGGCACACTCACCACTGCTGCTGGAACTACTCCTACTGCGGGATGAAGAGcgggatgaggatgaggaggatgacgaGGATGATGAGCTGGATGAGGAAGATGATCTACTGCGGCTCCGTTtcgttttccttttttctttccCTTCAATAGAAAAATACAAGAGAACAGTGACTATTTACCATGACTCCAAGGtaggcgcacgcacacacacttgtgATATCAGTTAAGTGATCACAATAGACCATTAAATGACCTGTGCTTGTAGATCTTCTGTCATCTCTTGTGGCAGACTCAGTACTCCTTCTGTCATTTCCTCTTGTGGCAGACTCAGTACTCCTTCTGTCATTTCCTCTTGTGGCAGACTCAGTACTCCTTCTGTCATTTCCTCTTGTGGCAGACTCAGTACTCCTTCTGTCATTTCCTCTTGTGGCAGACTCAGTACTCCTTCTGTCATTTCCTCTTGTGGCAGACTCAGTACTCCTTCTGTCGTTTCCTCTTGTGGCCGACTCAGTACTCCTTCTGTCGTTTCCTCTTGTGGCCGACTCAGTACTTCTTCTGTCGTTTCCTCTTGTGGCCGACTCAGTACTTCTTCTGTCGTTTCCTCTTGTGGCCGACTCAGTACTTCTGTCGTTTCCTCTTGTGGCAGACTCAGTACTTCTTCTGTCATTTCCTCTTGTGGCAGACTCAGTACTTCTTCTGTCGTTTCCTCTTGTGGCAGACTCAGTACTTCTTCTGTCGTTTCCTCTTGTGGCAGACTCAGTATTTCTTCTGTCATTTCCTCTTGTGGCAGACTCAGTACTTCTTCTGTCGTTTCCTCTTGTGGCAGACTCAGTACTTCTTCTGTCGTTTCCTCTTATGGCAGACTCAGTACTTCTTCTGTCATTTCCTCTTGTGGCAGACTCAGTAGTAGTACTTTTTCTTTCAAAACTTCTTATACTGGACTCACTTTTCACTGTGTCTACTTTGCTGGACTAACAAAGACAAAGTAAAGGGAAATGTCTTGTAAATCTATCTGCATTGTGAGCCCAAACCTCTATCATAAGCCCGTCAGATTTTAAACACAGATCATCAGTAGcgttatttagctagctaattagcattCCTAAATGCAAAACAAGTTGCTTGCTAGCCCGATGACGTTAGGTACCTAGGTACTTACCATGGTGGCTGTTGTCTCGACAAAAAGAGGCGAATGCAATAAAAAGTTGCTGTTTATCAAAGTGATATTCGCTACACAATTATTAGCAATACTTTATCGACTGTACTTATTTGTAAATATAACTGTATGGCTGTAAGAGATAACTGTTTGGCTACTTTGCTGACAACACGATTGAGCCATTTTGCATCCCACAATGCACCATTGATTTCTTAAAGCAACACCGCAATGTTTTAAACAGCAATATAATTAAATTTCTATGGTTGTAAACCTCGTTGGGCTCAAGTATTATTTTTGCATTTGACGGCTTggaagaggtaaggcaataacaCTTTATTTCCTTAACAAAAACAACATTCAatcagaaagagagaaaaaacctATCCCTAATAGCATACAGTCACTGGATACTGCACACACATGTCATGAATCTACAAAATCATTCAGTGACAGTAATAATGCTCCTCGTGCAGAATAAACCTGACCTTTCAACCCCTGGCAAATCCTGCCAAATCCTGTGTGGTCAAAGGATGCACATTCATTAATGCATGGATCTTGACCCTGGAAaagatacagcactccatcacccctTCTACTAGCCACAACTTTCTGGTTGTAAAAATAATGTTGATGGTGATAATGCAATGGAATCATGTcaaaaaccacacacacagagtcactcTGATATGATATATAATCATATTTATAAGTGCCAGTATTAGTATTTATACATTAACAACAGTGTCATACATATTCATTTTCTGTAACCTAAAAAGCTAATGCCATGTCAATCATTTCAACAAAGTCTTGACTGCTGGTGTCCTAAGCTTTAGGCCTACGTTTATATCACACGTTGGCTACTACATCAGCCAAATGAAATACTAGGCTATTTATCTATCTGTAGTCAGTTTAATCTTTCCTTGCAACAATGGTCTAATACAGGAACTATTGCAGGCTATTTTCCTCCTGCATTCTAAAGTATAACCTTCGCTTTATTCAACAAAATGTTTGAAATATATAAAGACATACCTTTTTATCTGATACACTCTGTACCAATTGCTAGTCCTAGGTGCAGGGATTTAGAGAAACTAACTATATCCATTGTGTAACTAACTACACTGTACATTAAGAGGTTACAATAAGAAGTGAAAGAAATAAAGAAAGCTTATCAGTGACTATCTTTGTCATGCCCCATTTATTCTGTATCCATATTATAATTGTGACATGTAGCCTATCCGGTTTTTAATTggacgtgtcagatttcaatgcAGCCTTTCTGTATTTGAAAAAACTTAGAGGGAGAAATTAAAATGGAAGACACTCTACTTTAGCATTGAGGTGACTGGGGCTGAAGAAGGAAAAGCACAGAGTGTTGGGAGCACACAGAGAGAGTAGGACCAATCCTTGCCCTGCGCCAATCCCTGTGAGCCATTGGCCCATATTTATCAAGCGTCTCAGattagaagtgctgatctagaaaGGCAAAacggatcctagatcagcaccccAATATCAGACGCTTGATGAATACTGTCCCTTACCCACTGGGCCAAaaatggttgaatcaacgttgtttccacataacTTCAACAAAAACATTacatgtgatgacgttgaatcaacgtggaaaactgattggattaaCTAAAAGTCATCAAGGTAAAGTGATTTCAATGTTAACCTAAATTGATTgatgtatttttgttgttgttgttgatttcacgttagtTGACCACTCAAAAacatgtaaatcaaaactagatgttgaaatgATATCTGTGCCTAGCGGGTAGCTCCTGCCTATACTTCACAGGTCTGGGATCAGATTCTCTCCAGTAGGAGTAGTGGGCTCCAGTGAGGCGGCCTTGCTCTGCAGCAGGCCAAAGTAGCATTTGATTCTCTTCATAAAACAAGGCTTAGCACACAATATCGGTTATGTCAGTTGGATGGCGAAAAATATACAATGTATAACCCTAACTAATGAGGAAAAACAAATGTCTGTTAACATTTTGAGGAGGATTGGTGATATGATTGAATGTCAGCTTGATATACTGTTTCTACTATTTCTATACTGTTTCTACTGTTTCTAGTGGCTCAGAACAGTGGCACATTATTGGTCATCAAATTCAGTTTAAAAAAAGAATCCCTGAAAGTATCTTCCCTCCGAATATGTGAAAGAACAGTTCATGCTTATATGCAACTTATTAAGGAGCATTTATATCAAAATGCTGCTTTCAGACTAACACATCCAAAACTCTGCAAGCATGTAAGGTTTGATATGATTTTCTGTTAACAAAAATACTTACAATGTTATTTCAATTACATTGAGACCTGATAATACATGTTTTGTATGTAATACACCCACCTCTTACACTTTAGTTGGAATTATAATGAGCTAGAACATCTTTCCCAAATGCTCTTCAGTGGACTTATTCTATTCAATTAATACAAATCTATGGACAATGAGGACGTAGTTTGATACACAGAAAAGTGAAACATGAGCTTCCTTGCTGTTCGGATTGAATTAGAGATGTGTAAATAAGGTAGCTTGAACCACTTCAAATATGATTTGATATGATCTCAAATCAATACATTTATGCTGTGGGTAAAAACAACTGACAAGTTGATAGCACTGGTCATCCTGGGTTGATCTCAATAGCATAACTTGGCTTCCTCTCCTTCTTTCCGTCTGCACTGATGGTCAAGACATTAGACAGATGGCACAGGAAGTCCTGGTAGGGATCCACCACTTAAAcgaaggagaggagacgaggagaggaagcCAGCTAAGAATATTAACATACACCCAAGGTCTAATGTCTGGTTCATGATTTCTCACTTTCCCATCTTTAGCTCCATGAGTATTTGCAGCACAGGGCGGGAGATTTAGGCCTCTGCTTTGTTCATGGAATGGTCTCCGTGAGCCAGACTCTCCTCGCCCTCTTCCTCTTCCGGAACCTAAGTACAGTCACATCTCAGTCAGTAACAGATCTTACAGTTTAGCCGCAATTTCATCTACGCCAAATCATATTTGTTATAAgatagtatttttttatttacaaattaaatattttttgcatGTCACTAGGTGGTCACGTGACatgtaatacaatacaatatgcCATCTTAGACATATATGGCTAATGCCACATTATGGTATTGGATATCTCAAATGTTATATGAGTGTCACACCAATACATGAAACATCATGTACCGTGTACTATATAGCTCAGGTGTTTGATTCATCTGTAAGCTAGTGATGTTCAGGGATGGAACAGTATGATGTGTTTTATCTCTCAAGGTCTTACCTCCCAATAGATTGAATCATCAAAGCAGTTCTGATCTGGAGGCTGTCCCCAGAATGGAAGTTTCATTATCAGACCTGTATAAAGAGATAAGTCAATTACAGATTTATTCAATAAGTTTCCCCGTCTTCATGGAATAAAGTAAATTGTCATGACCTCAACGATTTGATGATGAGTGTAGAAATATAATACTTCTATTACCATACGAAAACCGACAGGAAGTCTGTTCAAATGATTTTGTGATGTCGATTTTTTgaatgacaaaacatttcactgtgtTTTCTCCACCCACCTGTTATGGCTCCTCCAACCAAAGCGAACCCAAGGGATGAGGCCAGGGCTGCAGCCTGCATGGCAGCACTCCTGAGGGAAGAAGGGTGGAGAAGAGAAAATGAGAAGGGTacagtactttttttttttttaagagacCCTTAATTTGACACTTATTATTGAGGCCAAGGTCACGCATTCACTGAAAAGTGAATTACTATAGACATTTCAgaactacagtatctatacagagATCACAAATATGGCCACTGGTCAAAATGCTGAGTTTCCCATTACTGTTGATCATGAAAATGACTACACATTGTAATTTACCAAAAGTCTTAATAAAAATCATTCCTGTTTCTTAATCTGCTTGTATAGATGTACAGTATGAAGAGTGTCATTAGATGA of Salvelinus namaycush isolate Seneca chromosome 29, SaNama_1.0, whole genome shotgun sequence contains these proteins:
- the LOC120024524 gene encoding uncharacterized protein DDB_G0271670-like; the protein is MSSKVDTVKSESSIRSFERKSTTTESATRGNDRRSTESAIRGNDRRSTESATRGNDRRSTESATRGNDRRNTESATRGNDRRSTESATRGNDRRSTESATRGNDRRSTESATRGNDRSTESATRGNDRRSTESATRGNDRRSTESATRGNDRRSTESATRGNDRRSTESATRGNDRRSTESATRGNDRRSTESATRGNDRRSTESATRGNDRRSTESATRGNDRRSTESATRDDRRSTSTGKEKRKTKRSRSRSSSSSSSSSSSSSSSSSRSSSRSRSSSSSSDSHSKSRRNSKKRKKEKQHKKKGKKEKKHKRKKDKKMTPEEESAGPGPIQISKYLKERRRKSKYSMITGKKIKMKLKKSKKDKLRDKNRAELLEFLNSTL